The Leptotrichia sp. OH3620_COT-345 genome segment ATCTTCGGCAAATTTGTCCAATCCCGCTTTCACTTCAGACTGACCGTTTAATACTGCCTGAACCATATTGAACCAAAGTGGTCTCATTTGTGCATATCCGTCTATTGTATTATAATAAGGTCCATAGAAACCTACAAGAGATTCCAGATATTTAACTTCCGGATCATCACCGTATATTCCGGCTTTTCCTGAAGGAGAAAAATTATTTGTGGCCTTTAAGTTTCTTTCACCCCACACAGGATCATTTACAACAAAGTCAACAAATTTTTGAGCTGCTGCTACTTTTGCATTATCTCCATTATCAAATACTGCTGCTCCTGCAAGCAAAAATTCAAATTTTGCCTGTCCTGATTCATTAGGAAACGGTAGAAATACAGGTTCCAAGTCTCCTTTTGCGATAACTTCTTTATCCTGCCCTTTTAATCCCGGAGAATAAAGAATTGTTATTACGGCTTTCCCACTTCTGAAAGCTTCCAATGCGTCTTTTGCTTCGGCAGAAACTCCTTTCCCTAATAAGCCTTCATCATAAGCTTTTTTTATCCATGTCAGTGATTTTACACCATTCTCATCATTTATTGTATATTTTGTAATTCCTTCATCTGTTATCCATGAATTATATAAATTTGAAACAAATGCTCTCGGTCCCTGATCTCCTGCCTGGCTTTTCGTATAAAACAATACAGGGTCAACAGAAGAATCTTTAGATTTTACCGCTTTTAAAAATTTTTCAAATTCAGCTACCGTCCAGTTTCTTCCCGGCTTATTCAACGGGAGAAGTTCAGTAACTCCCAATCTATCTGTCAATTTTTTATTAACCGCCATAACGAAAGGAGCTGTTCCCAAAGGATATAAATAAAGCTTATTTTCAAAACTGCTTGCTTCTGTAATAACTTTTGAATATTTTGAAGTATCTACATTTTCAAAAGGTGCCAAATACCCTTTTTTAGCCCAGTCGATAATTCTTCCCGGGGCATCTATTACAACATCGGGATTTGACTTAGCCTGAATTGCAGTTTCAATTTTAGCAGGTCCATCGGTAAAATCAATTTTCTGATATTCAACTTTAATGTTCGGATTTTTTTCTTCAAATGCTTTAATTAGAGCTGCATCATATTCTTCAGGAGTTTTAAATTCTCCATCTGAAGTAAAATTCGGAAAAGACCAATATTTAATAGTAACTTTTTGGTTGGGATCCAGTTTTTTCTCACCAGCTTTTTCCTGTTTTCCTCCTCCACATGCCATGAGAACAAAAGCGAATAACACTCCTGTTAATATTTTCTTCATGAAATTTCTTTTCATTTCATTACCTCCATGTTTTCTTTTTTATAATTTATTATTTTTTTACAATATATTGTACCCTATTTTTTCAATTTGTAAATAGATGAAAATAAATTTTTTTTTATTTTTTTTTTATTTTTTAAAATTTTTTTTCATTTTTAATTTATTATATCAGATAACAGGAAAAATATTTTTAAAATAAAAAATACTCCAATATCTTTTAGGAAAGAATATTAAAGTATTTTTATTATTTTTGAGTTTCTACTATTTCAATTTTATATTTATATTTCTCCGCTTTCTTCCTGCAACTTTTTACTATCCCACATTTTAAAGAAAGGATAATATATAATTCCTGTTACAAAGAAATTCACAATCTGCACAACTGCTCCCGAAATTTTTCCTCCGGTAACGAGATATCCTGAAATTATAGGAGGAGTTGTCCATGGAATAGCAATTCCCGTAGGTTTTGCAACAATACCGAGTTTCATAGTCCAATACGTTATTGTAACCGCAGCTAAAGGAGCCAGTATAAACGGTATTATTAATAAAGGATTCATTACTATCGGTAACCCGAACAGTATAGGTTCATTTATATTAAAACATGCAGGACCTATTGACAGTTTACCTATTTCCTTGAGCTGTTTACTTTTTGCCCAAAATAACAACATTAATGCGAGGGAAAATGTAGCTCCCGAACCTCCCATTGACTGAAATATATCAAAAAACTGAGGAGTAACTACATGTTGTATAGGTTTCCCCTGTGAAAATGCTAACCTGTTTTCATCAAGTAATACATAAAGTGCAGGATATACAATTCCCGTTACTATATTTGCTCCATGCAGTCCACATGTCCATAAAAGATGTATCAATATTGTCACTATAACTACTCCAAAATACGATCCTCCTATTGCTGTTAAAGGTTTTGTCAGTAATTTTGTTACTACTTCATGTATATTTCCGAATCCTGTATTTTCAAATCCTATTCTTATTAATAAAGATACCAGAACTATTATAAATCCGGGAATTAAGGCAACAAACGTTTTAGAAACTGCAGGAGGAACCATGTCAGGCATTTTTATTACAAGATTTTTCTTTACTATAAAGTTAAATATCTCAACTGCTAAAATAGCCATTATTATTCCTACAAAAAGTCCTGCACTTCCTGTACGACTTAAAGGTATTCCTGTGGCTGTGAGTTCACCGTACTGTTCATGAGTGAATGTTATGGTAAAAGGAGTCACAAGTAAAAAAGATACAAATGATATTATTGCTCCTGATATTCCATCCAGTTTATAATATTCAGATAAACGGTATGCAACTCCCATACATGTTATAATACCTATCATATCAAATGTTACGGAAACAGGATAAAGTAACCATTTCTGTATTGTAGCTCCTAAAGGTGTAGCATAAAAGTTTGCAACTGCAGGTATAGGAAGAGCTGCAAGTATTAAAAATACAGAACCTATTATAACAATAGGAACCGTTATTATAATTCCATCTTTTATTGCTGCAAGATGTCTTTGATTTGCAACTTTTGCCGCTAAAGGCATCAATTTTTCTTCAAGGCTTTTCGTAAATTTATCCATAAAATTTGCCATATAATATTTCACTCCTTATTTAATTTATAAATACTTTTTCTATATTTCTGTTTCAAATATAATTTATCCAAGTAATTTTAAAGCTGCTTCCAAAACTTTCGTACCATTCATCATTCCATAATCTACCATATTAATTGCTTCTATTTTTTTCCCATGCTCATCGGCTATTTTTTTTAATTCAGGTAAAGCATACTTAACTTGAGGGCCTAACAATACAACATCTGATTTAGGTATTTCAGTTGCAGCTTTATCAAGAGGCTCTGCCCATATTTCAACTTCTTCCCCTTTAGCTTCTGCTGCCGCTTTCATCTTATTTACAAGTAGGCTTGTTGACATTCCCGCTGCACAGCATAATAAAATTTTTTTCATAAAATTCTTCCTTTCATAATTTATTTTTGTTTTCTTATATTACAGTTATATCATCATATTTTATTTTGTCAAGTTTTTAATATTTTTCTTTATTTTTCGTCTATTTTTATTAAATATTTTCCTTAAAATAGAGCTATATTTCAATTCAAACTTATTTAAACGTTTTTTTAATTCCATTTTTTCGTCTATTGAAAAATAACTGATTAACAAAAAATATAATTTTTTTCTAAAAAGTTCCATTTTTAAAATTAATTTTAAAAAAAATTGAAGCCGATAATTAGAAAACATCTCTTTACTAAAATCGACTTCAAACTTTAATTCATCTATTTTTCTTAAATTATTTCACATCATCAGGTACAGTATATGCCTGATTACAAATAGGGCATTGTAAATATTCGTGCTTTCTGCTTATAGGAAATACCGGTATAAAAAACAGTGTAAACCAATTTCTATATTCCATGAACTTCCATTCAGACACATTATGACATCTAGAACATTCATAATTTCCTACAATTCCCATATCCTTATATATTGTTTTTGTTCCGAAAAGTATTATCATTTTTTTCACCTCATCTATATAATAAAAACATATTTAAACTTAACCTGATTGTTGATTATTCTGTCATTTTTTCCATTTCAATTACAGAACTGTTTTAACACATCAGTCTTACTTCTAATCTTTGTTTATTTCCAACAGTTTTAACTGTAAATCTTCTTTAAGTACTTTTTCTTCCACTTCTGCAGGAGCTCCTGTCATAAGATCCTGACCTTTGTTTGTTTTAGGAAACGGTATTACTTCTTTTATGGAGGTTTCTTTAAGCATTGCCATGAGCCATCTGTCTATACCGAATGCCAAACCTCCATGAGGAGGAACCCCATATTTCAAAACTTCAAGAAAAAATCCGAATTTATCTTTCAATTCCTCCTTGCCAAGTCCAAGTTTTTCAAAAACTTTTTCCTGCAACTCATTATCATGTATTCTTATACTTCCTCCTCCGATTTCGTATCCGTTTAGTATCATATCATAAGAATCCGTCTTTATTTTTTCAAGCTCATTTGTATCCAGATATTTCCTGTCTTCAATTTTTATTGAAGTAAAAGGATGATGCTGAGCTTTATATCTGTTTTCTTCCTCACTCCATTCAAACATTGGAAAATCTACTATCCATAAAAATTTATAAACATCCTTATCGATTAAATCAAATTCTTCTCCAAGCTTTAATCTTAAAGCTCCAAGCCCATCATGAACAGTCTTGTATTTATCTGCTAAAATGAATGCCGTTTCATTATTTTTTATGTTCAGTTTTTTAAGAATTTTTTCTAAAGTATCTTCACTGAAAAACTTTACAATAGGTGAATTTATCTGTCCGTTTTCATCTTTCTTTATATATGCCAGCCCTTTTGCTTTGAAGTATACTTTTAGATAATCCTCCAAATCTTTAATATATTTCCGTGTAAATTTCTCTCCGTTCGGAGCGACTAAAGCTTTGACATATCCTCCTTCTTTAACTGTATTTTCAAATACTGAAAACCCGCATGTTTCAGTTTCTTCAGATAAATTTATAAGTTTCATATCAAATCTTAAATCGGGTTTATCCGAACCGTAATTTTCCATTGCATAATCATAAGTCATTCTTTCAAATTTTTCATTTACTTCTTTTCCTGTAACATCTTTAAACACTTTTTTTACAAGTTTTTCAGTTATATTTATTATATCTTCCTGACCTACAAAGGACATTTCGACATCAAGCTGTGTAAATTCAGGCTGTCTGTCCGCCCTTAAATCCTCATCTCTGAAACACTTTGCAATTTGATAATATTTATCAACACCCGCTACCATAAGTATCTGTTTGAATAGCTGAGGAGATTGAGGCAATGCATAGAAATTTCCTTTATTTGTTCTACTCGGAACTATAAAATCTCTGGCTCCTTCAGGGGTAGCTTTGGCAAGTATGGGGGTATCAATATCAAGAAACCCGTTTTCATTCATAAATTTTCTTATAGAAAACAACATATCATTTCTTTTTATAATATTATTTAACATTCTGGGTCTTCTTATATCTAAATATCTGTAAGTGAGTCTTAAATTTTCATTTAAATTTCCGGTTTCATCCGTTTCAAAAGGAAGGGATTTTGATCGACTTAAAACTTCTATGTTTTTTGCTTGTATTTCAATATCCCCTGTAGGAATTTCTGAATTTTTGCTGCTTCTTTCTACAACTGTTCCTTTTACTTTTATTACCCACTCATTTTTATATTTTTTTACTTTTTCAAACAGTTCTTTTCCTGAAATTTCTTCATTTACAAATATTTGAGTAATTCCATATCTATCCCTTAAATCAATAAATACAAAGTGCCCTTTATCTCTTATTTTTGAAATCCATCCTGATAATATAACTTCTTCTCCTGTATTTTCAATTCTTAATTCGTTTAACTTATAGGTCCTATACATTTTTTCTTCACCTCTTTATTATTTTATAATATTTACAACTTCATCAACAGAGTATTTTTTCTGTTCTCCTGTAATAAAATTTTTAAGTGTCACAATATTTTCATCTTTTTCTTCTTCACCTAATATTATGACATATTCAACATTTATTTTATTGGCTTTTTTTATTTGAGCATTAAAACTTTTCGGATTATAATCAAAATTTATTTTTATATTATTTTGTCTCATTATATCCGCTATTTTTATGAAATATTCTTTTGTTTCATTAAAATATATTATATAAACTCCTTTTTTCTCTTCTTTTATCAAAGAATCATCCATAAGCATCGCTATTCTTTCCATCCCTGCTGCAAATCCTATTCCGGGTATTTTTACCTTCCCCATTATTTCGAGTAATCTGTCATATCTTCCACCTGCCAGAACAGTCGACTGTGCTCCCAGTTTATCTGACTTTATTTCAAATACGGTATCCGAATAATAGTCTAATCCCCTTACAAGTTTAGGATTTTCTTTATAACTTATTCCCATTATTTCAAGATATTTTTTCATTTCTTCAAAATATTCTCTGCTTTCTTCATCAAGGTAATCATATAATTTAGGAGCATCTTTAAATTGTTCCTGATCCCCTTTATCTTTGGAATCAAGTGCTCTCAATGGATTTTTTTCATATCTTCTTTTGGAATCTTCACTAAGTTTGTCAAATCTTTGAGCCATAAAGTCTTTTAAATCATTTATATATCTTTTTCTTGATTCGACATTTCCAAGACTGTTTAATTCTACCGTTAAATCTTTTATTCCCAGTTCTTCCAGAAAATCGCAACCCATTTTTATAATTTCAGCATCTAAATAAGGATTTCTTATTCCGAATACTTCCGTTCCGACTTGGTGAAATTCTCTATATCTTCCTTTTTGTGGAGCTTCATATCTATACATGGGGCCGTTATAATACCATTTTACAATAGGGTCCGCTTTATGAAATCCTGCTTCAAGATAAGCTCTTACAACTCCTGCTGTACCTTCAGGACGCATAGTGACACTACGTCCTCCTTTATCTATAAAATCATACATTTCTTTGGAAACTACATCTGTTTCATCTCCTACACTTCTTCTGAAAAGCTCAGTTTCTTCAAGAATAGGAGTTATTATCTTTTCAAAATTGTATTTTGAAAAAATTTTCTTTGCTGTATCCATTATAAAATCATACTTTTTTACATCATCTGAGTGCCTGTCTTTCATTCCTTTTAAAATATTTATCACAAAAAAACCTCTCTTTCTTTCATAAGTCATTTTTATTTTTTAAATATTATGTATTATTTTTTCCATTATTTCATTGTTTATTTCTTCAACTGATTTTAATTTATTATCTTTTACGCAGGATATTATTATCCAGTTATATTTTATGGCAAGCTCTTTTGCAAGGTTATAAGCACTTTTCAGATACTCCTTATCACTTTCATGTATGTCCTTTTTTTCTTCCCCTGTTATTTTGTTATTCCTTTCTTTCATCAGCTTCTGACTGAATTCAAAAGGAACATCCAAAAAAAACACCAAATCCGGTTTCGGTATGGAAATTTTCTTCCATTCCAAATCCGTAAGCCATTCCAAAAATTTTTCTCTTTCTTCTTCATTTTTTATTTTCGGAGTCTGATGCACCATATTTGATGTGGTGTATCTGTCACTTATTACTATTCCGCCCTTATTATAAAATTTTTCCCATTCTTTTTTAAAGGAAGCATATCTGTCTACCGAATAAAATAATGAGGCTGCATACGCATTCACACTGTCTACATTTTTTCCAAATTCTCCTGCAAGATACATTTTTACAGGTTCTGAAGCCTTACTTTCATAATTTGGAAAGGATATTTTTTTTATGTTTTTCTTTCCTTTTATTTCACACAATTTTTCATATAAAAGGGCGGTTTGGGTTTGTTTTCCACTTCCATCCGTTCCTTCAATGATTATAAGTTTTCCCATTTTCCCTCCGGTACTGTTTTGTATTGTATGTTTTTAATTATATCATAAATTATCTTTTATTTTAAGACGAATTATAATAAAACTGTTTTCATTTTTTCTCCTTTCTTCTAATGCTCTACATACTTACATACAATGCTAATAAACTAATTTATTTATAACATTTCTTAATTCTTTAATATTACGGCATGTGTCAACTCGGGCAACAATATTTTTTTACTTGTGTTCCATAATTTTTTTGAAGCCGTTCCATTTTTTATACTCTCATCTTATTAGAAATATTTTTGAAATTGAAAAAAATCAGAAGTCTTTGCAGAAATGATTAAGAAAAATATTACACAGTTATAAAAAATTTAAATATTATAGCATTAATATTTATCAGTATTTATGAGTAAAAAATAAATTTAATGAGCAATTTCATCAATGAAAGTTATCCTTTTTATTTGACAAAAATTATAAAAAAATTTCTGCCACATAATTAATAATTCCCGAAATCCATTTTACTGAAATTTGACAAAAATTTAAATATTGTTATAAAATAAAGCATAAATAATGTAAAAAGAATATATCATGTCCGAAATCCCGAATCTAGAATCTGAAAGAAATTAGAAAAAGGATAGAGGAAGAACTTAAAAAAATTTAACTATGAAAGAAACCAAGCAAAGAGTAAAACAATTGGATTTAAAAAGAAAAAATTACATTATGGAAGAAAAAATGAATCTTTTAAAAATCTCTTTTATTGTAGGACATGCTATATATGATTGGAAAAGTTCATATAATCCTGTAGTAAAAAGAGAAGAAAAAGAAAAGACATTAAAAATAACAAAAATGTTAAAATAGCTCTGAATATATTGAAAAATTTTAAATTTTGATACTCTTTATAAAACTAACTGAAAAAATTCTTATTATAAATATTTTTTAAGCTATAAATTAATATGCTGTCAGTATGTTACCAAATAAATTTAAATTATAACAAATTTAAGTAAATTATAACAAATTATAGCTATCTTCAAAATATCATAAATAAAATAAAAATGTGCAATTCAGTATAAATACCGCCTTGCACTATATATCCATTTTTTAGTTATATTAGTGGAGGCGAGACTAAAATAATTTTTAAAAATAAAGATTTCACTAGTAACTCTGTTGTCAGTGTGTTGTCAATTGTTAGTTTAAAATTTTCAAAAAAATTTTCTCTTTATGTTTTTTTTATATTGACAAATTTAAAAAAATAAGGTATCTATTATTATATAATTTGATATATTTAGAAGGTGATATTTTGAGACAAGAAAACTTTTTTAAATTTAATAAATATCAATTTATTTCAAATTCTTCCATAAACAATACTAATCATACAATGTCAAGTTCTATTAATAAATTTTGCTTTCAAAAAATACCTGTAAATATTTTAATTAATTTGTTAAATGAAGGATATACAATTGATATTATTGGAATTTTCCCACACTTTTTTGAAAAATATTATTTTTCATTGGGGTATAAAGATATTGTCCAAGTTCCATTTATTTATAATAAAAGATTGAAAAAACTAAACTACATTAGACCAACTTTTTTTATAGGAAAAAATTTTTATAATCAAAAAAAAATTATATTAAGTGTTCCATCTGGTGAAGATTATATAAAACATTATACAAAAATTATATTACATTTTTTAGATATATATTTTAAAAATCCAAAAATATTAACTAATATTTATAGATCAAGTTATCACGAAAAAAATATTATGGAAATAACGGGTTTTAATAATCAATTTATTTTTACTAATGATATCGTTATTTTAGGTTATATAGATGAAATTTATGATAATTTAAAAGATAAACTATTATTAATTTCTGAACAACAAAATGAATATTATATAAGTAAGCGGTGTAAAATAAACAATAAAATCATAAATTTTTTAGGAATAAAATATAGTTACTGGGGAAATATAAGTCAAAAAATAATAGAAAGGCTACTAAAATGTAAAGTTAAAGAAATAATATATTCCGCAAAATTAGGGACATTGATATCTCATTTAGATATTTATTCAAAAATCTATTCACCTTCTGAATACATTATTATAGAGGACTTAAAAATAAAAACTAAAAAATTTAAATTAGAAAATAAAATATTAAAACTTTTCCCTTTTTTAAATACTCAGCTTCATGTGAGTACACCTACAATTTTAGAACAAACTTATAAACAGCGAGAATTTCTTTCAAAAATGAATGTAAATTCTATAGATAACGAAATTTCACAAATGGCGGAAGTAATCTACAAGAAAAAATTAAAAGTAAATTTTTTTTCAATACATTTTCCAACTGATTATTTAAGAAAAGAAAATGAAAGAGATTTACGTACAAATTTTGATTTAAGTAATAACCGTAAATCAATGGCAATTTTTAAAAAAAATAAAATCATAAAAGAAATTTCTTATTATTTATATCAATATTTTATGGAGGAAACTATATGAAAAAAAAAATTAATTGTGCTGTAATTGGAACTAGATTCGGGGCAAGAACAATTTTACCTGTAATTTTCAAAATTAAGTGTTTAAATATAAAATATTTATGTGGT includes the following:
- the hisS gene encoding histidine--tRNA ligase: MINILKGMKDRHSDDVKKYDFIMDTAKKIFSKYNFEKIITPILEETELFRRSVGDETDVVSKEMYDFIDKGGRSVTMRPEGTAGVVRAYLEAGFHKADPIVKWYYNGPMYRYEAPQKGRYREFHQVGTEVFGIRNPYLDAEIIKMGCDFLEELGIKDLTVELNSLGNVESRKRYINDLKDFMAQRFDKLSEDSKRRYEKNPLRALDSKDKGDQEQFKDAPKLYDYLDEESREYFEEMKKYLEIMGISYKENPKLVRGLDYYSDTVFEIKSDKLGAQSTVLAGGRYDRLLEIMGKVKIPGIGFAAGMERIAMLMDDSLIKEEKKGVYIIYFNETKEYFIKIADIMRQNNIKINFDYNPKSFNAQIKKANKINVEYVIILGEEEKDENIVTLKNFITGEQKKYSVDEVVNIIK
- a CDS encoding zinc ribbon domain-containing protein, whose amino-acid sequence is MIILFGTKTIYKDMGIVGNYECSRCHNVSEWKFMEYRNWFTLFFIPVFPISRKHEYLQCPICNQAYTVPDDVK
- a CDS encoding ABC transporter substrate-binding protein, translating into MKRNFMKKILTGVLFAFVLMACGGGKQEKAGEKKLDPNQKVTIKYWSFPNFTSDGEFKTPEEYDAALIKAFEEKNPNIKVEYQKIDFTDGPAKIETAIQAKSNPDVVIDAPGRIIDWAKKGYLAPFENVDTSKYSKVITEASSFENKLYLYPLGTAPFVMAVNKKLTDRLGVTELLPLNKPGRNWTVAEFEKFLKAVKSKDSSVDPVLFYTKSQAGDQGPRAFVSNLYNSWITDEGITKYTINDENGVKSLTWIKKAYDEGLLGKGVSAEAKDALEAFRSGKAVITILYSPGLKGQDKEVIAKGDLEPVFLPFPNESGQAKFEFLLAGAAVFDNGDNAKVAAAQKFVDFVVNDPVWGERNLKATNNFSPSGKAGIYGDDPEVKYLESLVGFYGPYYNTIDGYAQMRPLWFNMVQAVLNGQSEVKAGLDKFAEDANKTVSDAK
- a CDS encoding thymidylate kinase; this encodes MGKLIIIEGTDGSGKQTQTALLYEKLCEIKGKKNIKKISFPNYESKASEPVKMYLAGEFGKNVDSVNAYAASLFYSVDRYASFKKEWEKFYNKGGIVISDRYTTSNMVHQTPKIKNEEEREKFLEWLTDLEWKKISIPKPDLVFFLDVPFEFSQKLMKERNNKITGEEKKDIHESDKEYLKSAYNLAKELAIKYNWIIISCVKDNKLKSVEEINNEIMEKIIHNI
- a CDS encoding PTS sugar transporter subunit IIB — its product is MKKILLCCAAGMSTSLLVNKMKAAAEAKGEEVEIWAEPLDKAATEIPKSDVVLLGPQVKYALPELKKIADEHGKKIEAINMVDYGMMNGTKVLEAALKLLG
- the aspS gene encoding aspartate--tRNA ligase, translating into MYRTYKLNELRIENTGEEVILSGWISKIRDKGHFVFIDLRDRYGITQIFVNEEISGKELFEKVKKYKNEWVIKVKGTVVERSSKNSEIPTGDIEIQAKNIEVLSRSKSLPFETDETGNLNENLRLTYRYLDIRRPRMLNNIIKRNDMLFSIRKFMNENGFLDIDTPILAKATPEGARDFIVPSRTNKGNFYALPQSPQLFKQILMVAGVDKYYQIAKCFRDEDLRADRQPEFTQLDVEMSFVGQEDIINITEKLVKKVFKDVTGKEVNEKFERMTYDYAMENYGSDKPDLRFDMKLINLSEETETCGFSVFENTVKEGGYVKALVAPNGEKFTRKYIKDLEDYLKVYFKAKGLAYIKKDENGQINSPIVKFFSEDTLEKILKKLNIKNNETAFILADKYKTVHDGLGALRLKLGEEFDLIDKDVYKFLWIVDFPMFEWSEEENRYKAQHHPFTSIKIEDRKYLDTNELEKIKTDSYDMILNGYEIGGGSIRIHDNELQEKVFEKLGLGKEELKDKFGFFLEVLKYGVPPHGGLAFGIDRWLMAMLKETSIKEVIPFPKTNKGQDLMTGAPAEVEEKVLKEDLQLKLLEINKD
- the celB gene encoding PTS cellobiose transporter subunit IIC encodes the protein MANFMDKFTKSLEEKLMPLAAKVANQRHLAAIKDGIIITVPIVIIGSVFLILAALPIPAVANFYATPLGATIQKWLLYPVSVTFDMIGIITCMGVAYRLSEYYKLDGISGAIISFVSFLLVTPFTITFTHEQYGELTATGIPLSRTGSAGLFVGIIMAILAVEIFNFIVKKNLVIKMPDMVPPAVSKTFVALIPGFIIVLVSLLIRIGFENTGFGNIHEVVTKLLTKPLTAIGGSYFGVVIVTILIHLLWTCGLHGANIVTGIVYPALYVLLDENRLAFSQGKPIQHVVTPQFFDIFQSMGGSGATFSLALMLLFWAKSKQLKEIGKLSIGPACFNINEPILFGLPIVMNPLLIIPFILAPLAAVTITYWTMKLGIVAKPTGIAIPWTTPPIISGYLVTGGKISGAVVQIVNFFVTGIIYYPFFKMWDSKKLQEESGEI